A genomic stretch from Arachis stenosperma cultivar V10309 chromosome 3, arast.V10309.gnm1.PFL2, whole genome shotgun sequence includes:
- the LOC130966855 gene encoding uncharacterized protein LOC130966855: MAVLVAEISFLADGEFAVGMEFSSREVVIKAIKEYTIRRSVDYRVYESEPLTFYAKCTQYGSGCDWLIRDSMISQKYCLDHSKLDSTTIAEAIKPLVEADPALKVKSVIAEAQSKFNYTVSYRKAWLAKQKAVEKIFGGWEASYEALPIWFEAMCHKEPSAVVHFETIPAYQGDDLVTDIRVLHHVFWSYYPCIRAFRHCKPVVQVDGTHLYGKYKDCLLVAVSQDGRDFRCVALFLSNLRQHVVTRDGVGLISDRHESINAAVERSNGAWSPPRAFHMFCIRHIESNFMRKFKAPYLQKLVVNIGYSRTVREYEVRYQRLREWGEAYTDWLNRIPREQYALTFDGGYRWGHMTTNLVECINSVLKGARNLPVTALVKLHANQLASGNIQVSCFDRQNEVFEVREMPSGLEFAVDLRGLRCDCGEFQVARIPCRHVFACCANQRLDWQVYVHDVYKMDQVRRVYRARFRPLGNPTTWPAYNGPRFIPNPFLRRVGKGRPKMTRFLNEMDTRMLHRPRRCTICGAEGHSRGRCRQQGGANANRDH, from the exons ATGGCTGTCCTTGTGGCAGAAATTTCTTTTCTTGCAGATGGTGAATTTGCCGTTGGTATGGAATTCAGTTCCAGGGAAGTTGTTATTAAAGCGATAAAAGAGTATACTATACGAAGAAGCGTAGATTACCGGGTGTATGAGTCTGAGCCGTTGACATTTTATGCGAAGTGTACACAGTATGGGTCAGGGTGTGATTGGCTTATCCGGGATAGCATGATCAGCCAGAAGTACTGTTTG GATCATTCAAAGCTGGATTCGACCACGATTGCAGAAGCAATTAAGCCGTTGGTTGAGGCTGACCCCGCCTTAAAGGTAAAATCAGTTATAGCAGAGGCGCAATCGAAGTTCAACTACACCGTTAGTTATCGAAAAGCATGGTTGGCTAAGCAAAAGGCagttgaaaaaatatttggaggtTGGGAGGCATCGTACGAAGCGTTGCCTATATGGTTTGAAGCCATGTGTCACAAGGAGCCGTCAGCTGTTGTTCATTTTGAGACTATACCTGCATACCAAGGCGATGACTTGGTGACTGATATTCGGGTATTGCATCATGTCTTTTGGAGTTATTACCCCTGCAttagagctttcagacattgtaAGCCAGTTGTCCAGGTGGATGGGACTCACTTGTACGGAAAGTACAAGGATTGTCTACTAGTGGCGGTGTCACAGGATG GGAGAGACTTCAGATGCGTGGCACTTTTTCTGAGTAACCTTCGTCAGCATGTTGTCACTCGGGATGGTGTGGGACTGATATCCGACCGTCACGAATCCATAAATGCAGCTGTGGAAAGGAGTAACGGGGCATGGTCACCTCCGAGAGCCTTTCATATGTTTTGCATCAGGCATATAGAGTCGAATTTTATGAGAAAATTCAAAGCGCCGTACTTACAGAAACTGGTCGTCAACATAG GATATTCGAGGACGGTGCGGGAGTACGAGGTGCGTTACCAACGTTTACGAGAATGGGGGGAGGCCTACACTGACTGGTTAAACCGAATCCCCCGGGAACAGTACGCGTTGACATTTGATGGTGGATATCGATGGGGTCATATGACGACAAATCTAGTGGAATGCATCAATTCAGTCTTGAAGGGCGCACGCAATCTCCCCGTGACTGCCCTTGTGAAG TTGCATGCAAACCAACTTGCATCAGGAAACATTCAGGTTAGTTGCTTTGACCGGCAGAATGAGGTCTTTGAGGTGCGTGAGATGCCGAGTGGACTGGAGTTTGCAGTGGACCTACGTGGCCTTCGATGTGACTGTGGTGAGTTTCAGGTGGCCCGGATCCCCTGTCGACATGTGTTTGCATGTTGTGCCAACCAGCGACTGGATTGGCAAGTGTATGTTCATGATGTGTATAAGATGGACCAAGTTCGGCGGGTGTACCGAGCAAGGTTTAGGCCACTAGGTAACCCCACTACATGGCCTGCTTACAACGGACCTCGGTTCATCCCAAATCCGTTCCTGAGACGCGTCGGGAAAGGTCGGCCAAAAATGACGCGCttcttgaatgagatggacacGCGAATGTTACATCGGCCTAGGCGATGTACGATATGTGGAGCTGAGGGACACAGCCGTGGCAGATGCCGTCAGCAGGGTGGTGCAAATGCCAACAGAGATCATTAG